The nucleotide sequence ATACGCCGGGACTGACAGGTGTTGTAAACTCAAAAATGACTTCCTCACTGTCAACCACTTTTAACATATCAATAACATAATTTGGATTGTAGGCAACATCAAATGGCTCGCCTTTATAATTGGTTTCTATCTCGTCGTTTCCTTCGCCTTTTCCCTGTTCCATCGCATAGATATAAATTTTTCCTTTGCTAACTGAATACTTCACTGATGACGGCTTGAATGGTAACACTCTGTCAGTCGCATCCAGAAGTTCTTTTGTCTTTATTTTAAGCGCACCTTTTTTTTCTTTTGGTATAACCTGTTCATAATTCGGGAAATGACCGTCAACAAGCCGAGACCTTAATATCGTTTCATCAATTCTGAAACCGATTTGGTTCTCAAAAATACCGACTTCAATCTCATCTGCAGAAATAACCGAAATGATATTTAAGAGTTGTTCTACTGCTTTTGAAGGAAGTATAAATGTATGCGAAAGTTTCTTATCTACGATATCATCACGAGATATAAACGCAAGCCGCTTCCCGTCAGTAGCGACCATTATTGCCTTTCCTTTTTCAACTATAAAGCAGACGCCGTTTAAGACATATCTTGTTTCATCAGTTGAAATTGCAAATTTTGTTTTTATTATCATATCCTGTATTATATTCCTTGCGATTTTAAATGTTTTTCCACCTTCAAAGTCAACCACAACAGGAAACTCCGTTTTTGAGATTCCAACAATAGAATCCTTCGTCTTGCCTGATTTTATATTAACTTTTTCATTTTCATCAGCAGTAATTTCTATTTCCTGCTGTGGCATTTTTCTGATAATCTCAGCAACCAGTTTACTCGGCAGTGTAATCCCGCCTTCTTTTAACACCTGTGTTTTTATGACTGTTTTTGCAGCAATTTCCAGGTCAGTTGCCGCAAGTGTTAAGCTATTATCTTTTGCATCAAACAGTAGATTAGATAATAACTGCAATGTGCTTTTTTGCGATACCGCGCCTGATACAAGTCCCATGCCTTTTAACAACTCATC is from Elusimicrobiota bacterium and encodes:
- the dnaN gene encoding DNA polymerase III subunit beta; this translates as MKVVCMKDELLKGMGLVSGAVSQKSTLQLLSNLLFDAKDNSLTLAATDLEIAAKTVIKTQVLKEGGITLPSKLVAEIIRKMPQQEIEITADENEKVNIKSGKTKDSIVGISKTEFPVVVDFEGGKTFKIARNIIQDMIIKTKFAISTDETRYVLNGVCFIVEKGKAIMVATDGKRLAFISRDDIVDKKLSHTFILPSKAVEQLLNIISVISADEIEVGIFENQIGFRIDETILRSRLVDGHFPNYEQVIPKEKKGALKIKTKELLDATDRVLPFKPSSVKYSVSKGKIYIYAMEQGKGEGNDEIETNYKGEPFDVAYNPNYVIDMLKVVDSEEVIFEFTTPVSPGVFKPANDPNYLYIIMPMRLD